The genomic DNA GATCAACTGGAGACGGGAATCGAGGATATTGCAGGAATCCGCATCATGTGCCAATTTGTTGAGGATATCCGGCGGGTAGCAGAGTATATTCGAAGACGCAAGGATTTGACTGTACTGTATGAAAAGGACTATATCACCAATTATAAAGATAGCGGATATCGCAGCTTTCATATGATTGTGGAATATCCAGTGCAGACAGCGCTTGGATTAAAAATTGTGCTGGCAGAAATTCAGATTCGTACCTTGGCTATGAATTTTTGGGCAACCATCGAACATTCCCTCAGTTATAAGTATCGGGAAAGCTTGCCGGATAATATGCGGACACGGTTGAAAAAGGCAGCTGAGGCGGCCTTTGTACTGGATAATGAAATGTCTTCGATGCGTCTTGAAATATTGGAAGCGCAGAAGAAGTTCGAGGATGAAGCGAATATCGTATCCAAGGTGCTGACGGGTATGCACCGTCTGTATTTCTACCATAAGATCAGTGAAACGATTGATGCGCAGCGCAGGTTCAATGAGCTGTGGGAACGGCACGACATGGAAGGGATCAAGCTGCTCCATGATGAAGTCAGGGAATTGTTGGCAGCTTCTACCAAGGAAGACGACAGGGATGAGTATTAAATGGTGAACGTTTCCTATGAACCGTTATACGTGGCTTATTTGGTATATTTCAATCGGGATCGGGATTATTTTGAATGTCACGAGGTACTGGAAGAGCTGTGGATAAAGCTGGACCGTGACCCTGTATATAAAGGTTTGCTGCAAATTGCTGTAGGGCTGTA from Paenibacillus sp. FSL R10-2782 includes the following:
- a CDS encoding GTP pyrophosphokinase family protein; protein product: MDGRDWGTFLLPYDQAVEELKVKFKTMRAELKKREEYAPIEFVTGRVKKISSILDKAKRLQVPSDQLETGIEDIAGIRIMCQFVEDIRRVAEYIRRRKDLTVLYEKDYITNYKDSGYRSFHMIVEYPVQTALGLKIVLAEIQIRTLAMNFWATIEHSLSYKYRESLPDNMRTRLKKAAEAAFVLDNEMSSMRLEILEAQKKFEDEANIVSKVLTGMHRLYFYHKISETIDAQRRFNELWERHDMEGIKLLHDEVRELLAASTKEDDRDEY